One Dromiciops gliroides isolate mDroGli1 chromosome 3, mDroGli1.pri, whole genome shotgun sequence DNA segment encodes these proteins:
- the PCDH20 gene encoding protocadherin-20, producing MTAVSLGMNCPGNVRRSRTLGVSWLPGNRQQPLDMGHLNGPRSSSSRRNLPHLLLFFLFVGPFNCFASYSRATELFYSLNEGLPAGVLIGSLAEDLQLVPQAASAEAAVAAGSEEDQQLHHHHHGEEWDPPLSFSLASQGLGGQYVTLDNRSGELHTSAQEIDREALCLEGGGGGGGGRGGRSGVSVSSSPSSESCVLLLDVLVLPQEYFRFVKVKIAIRDINDNAPQFPVSQISVSVPENAPVNTRLAIEHPALDPDVGTNGVQTYRLLDYHGVFTLDVEENENGERTPYLIVMGSLDRETRDQYVTIIIAEDGGSPPLMGSATLTIGISDINDNCPLFTDSQINVTVYGNATVGTPVAVVQAVDRDLGANAQITYSYSQKVPQVSKDLFHLDEITGIIKLFKKIGGNVLPLHKLTILANGPGCIPAVISVLVTIIKVVFRPPEIVPRYIANEVEGVVYLKELEPINTPVAFFTIRDPEDKYKVNCYLDGDGPFRLSPYQPYNNEYLLETAKPLDYETQQHYEITVVAWNSEGFHVKKVIKIQILDDNDNAPVFTQPLIELSIEENNGPNAFLTKLHATDADSGERGQVSYFLGPDAPSYFLLDKITGILTVSTQLDREEKEKYRYTVKAVDSGIPPRESIATVVITVLDKNDNSPRFINKDFSFFVPENFPGFGEIGVISVTDADAGRNGWVALSVMNQSDIFVIDTGKGMLRAKVSLDREQQSSYILWVEAVDGGEPALSSTAKITILLLDINDNPPLVLFPQSNMSYLLVLPSTLPGSPVTEVYAVDKDTGMNAVIAYSIIGRRGPRPESFRIDPKTGNITLEETLMQNDYGLYRLLVKVSDHGYPEPLHSTVMVNLFVNDTVSNESYIESLLRKEPDISIEEKEPQISIEPTHRKVESASCVPTLVALSVISLGSITLVTGMGIYICLRKGKKHHRENDNLEVQIPLKGKLDLHMIERKPMEISNI from the exons ATGACTGCAGTTTCACTGGGAATGAACTGCCCAGGGAATGTGAGGCGCTCACGAACCCTAGGAGTCAGCTGGCTGCCCGGGAACAGGCAGCAGCCTCTGGATATGGGGCATCTCAACGGtcccaggagcagcagcagtcGGAGGAACCTGCCG CATCTGTTACTGTTTTTCCTCTTCGTGGGACCTTTCAACTGCTTCGCAAGTTACAGTCGAGCCACGGAGCTCTTCTACAGCTTGAACGAGGGGCTACCGGCAGGAGTACTCATCGGAAGCCTTGCTGAGGACCTGCAGCTGGTTCCCCAGGCAGCATCAGCAgaagcagcagtggcagcagggagtgaggaagaccaaCAATTACACCACCACCATCACGGAGAGGAATGGGATCCCCCTCTTTCCTTCAGCTTGGCATCCCAGGGGCTGGGTGGCcaatatgtgaccctggacaaccgTTCGGGGGAGCTGCACACTTCTGCACAGGAGATCGATAGGGAGGCACTATGTCttgaaggaggtgggggaggcGGAGGTGGTAGAGGCGGGAGGAGTGGCGTCTCAGTCTCCTCCTCACCTTCCTCAGAATCTTGTGTCTTGCTTCTGGACGTGCTGGTACTGCCTCAGGAATACTTCAGATTTGTGAAAGTGAAAATTGCCATTCGGGACATCAATGACAATGCTCCTCAGTTCCCTGTGTCCCAAATCTCTGTCTCGGTTCCTGAAAATGCACCTGTCAACACCAGACTGGCCATTGAACatccagccctggacccagatgtGGGCACTAATGGGGTTCAGACCTATCGCCTCTTGGACTATCATGGTGTATTTACCTTGGATGTTGAGGAGAATGAGAATGGAGAGCGAACCCCATATCTAATTGTCATGGGGTCATTAGACAGGGAGACTAGAGACCAGTATGTAACCATCATCATAGCAGAAGATGGTGGCTCTCCACCTCTCATGGGGAGTGCCACTCTCACGATTGGCATCAGTGATATTAATGACAATTGTCCTCTTTTCACAGACTCACAGATCAATGTGACTGTGTATGGAAATGCAACGGTGGGCACTCCTGTGGCAGTTGTCCAGGCTGTGGATAGAGACTTAGGTGCCAATGCTCAGATCACCTACTCCTACAGCCAGAAGGTTCCACAGGTATCAAAAGACTTATTCCACCTAGATGAAATCACTGGAATCATTAAACTCTTCAAAAAGATTGGAGGCAATGTTCTCCCACTACATAAGCTCACTATACTTGCCAATGGACCAGGCTGCATTCCAGCTGTAATCTCTGTCCTGGTGACCATCATCAAAGTAGTTTTTCGTCCACCTGAGATAGTTCCTCGTTATATTGCTAATGAAGTTGAAGGAGTTGTTTACTTAAAGGAGTTGGAACCCATCAACACTCCAGTTGCATTTTTTACTATCAGAGACCcagaagataaatataaagtgaattgcTACCTGGATGGAGATGGACCATTCAGATTATCTCCCTATCAACCATACAATAATGAATACTTGTTAGAAACCGCAAAGCCTTTAGACTATGAGACACAACAGCACTATGAGATAACTGTGGTGGCCTGGAACTCTGAGGGATTTCATGTTAAAAAGGtgattaaaatacaaattctggATGACAATGACAATGCACCTGTGTTCACTCAACCATTGATAGAACTatctattgaagaaaataatgggccAAATGCCTTTCTGACAAAGTTGCATGCCACAGATGCTGACAGTGGAGAGAGAGGTCAAGTTTCTTATTTCCTTGGACCTGATGCACCATCATATTTTTTGTTAGACAAGATTACAGGGATTCTGACTGTGTCCACTCAGCtggacagagaagaaaaagagaagtacaGGTACACAGTAAAAGCAGTTGACTCTGGAATACCACCTCGAGAGTCAATAGCTACAGTTGTTATCACTGTATtggataaaaatgacaatagccCTAGGTTTATCAACAAGGATTTCAGCTTTTTTGTGCCAGAAAATTTCCCAGGATTTGGTGAAATTGGAGTAATCAGTGTCACAGATGCAGATGCAGGGCGAAATGGATGGGTTGCCCTTTCGGTGATGAACCAAAGTGATATTTTTGTCATAGACACTGGAAAAGGCATGTTGAGAGCAAAAGTCTCCCTGGATAGGGAGCAACAAAGTTCCTATATTTTATGGGTTGAAGCTGTTGATGGGGGTGAACCTGCCCTCTCCTCTACTGCAAAAATAACAATTCTTCTTCTTGACATCAATGACAATCCTCCTCTTGTCCTGTTTCCTCAGTCAAATATGTCTTATTTATTGGTCCTACCTTCTACTCTACCTGGCTCACCAGTTACAGAAGTCTATGCTGTTGACAAAGACACTGGTATGAATGCTGTCATAGCTTATAGCATCATAGGAAGAAGAGGTCCTCGGCCTGAATCCTTTAGGATAGACCCCAAAACTGGTAACATTACTTTGGAAGAGACATTGATGCAGAATGATTATGGGCTTTACCGCTTGCTGGTTAAAGTGAGTGACCATGGTTATCCTGAGCCCCTCCACTCTACTGTCATGGTAAATCTATTTGTCAATGACACTGTTAGCAATGAGAGCTACATTGAGAGTCTATTGAGAAAAGAACCTGACATCAGCATAGAGGAAAAAGAACCACAAATTTCAATAGAACCTACTCACCGAAAAGTGGAATCAGCCTCTTGTGTGCCCACTTTAGTTGCCCTGTCTGTGATAAGTTTGGGTTCCATCACATTAGTCACTGGGATGGGAATATACATATGtctaaggaaggggaaaaagcatCACCGGGAAAATGACAATTTGGAAGTACAAATCCCACTGAAAGGAAAGCTTGACTTACATATGATAGAGAGGAAACCAATGGAGATTTCTAATATTTGA